The Thiovulum sp. ES genome includes the window TCGTCTTCGATTTGAAATCGAAAGCGAAAAAATTTTAAAGGAAAAGCAGAAAAAGAACCCTAACTATCGTCCTGAAAAAACTTATTTTCTTAATGAACCTCAAACAACACTACTTTTTACTTTTATGAGAAATAATGAAGTTGTTAAAAAGTTTAAAATTCGTCTTGTAAAAGAGTTTTTTAGAATGAGAGAAATTTTGCAAAATCAAAATTTTTCTGAAAATCCTCAAAATGAGATTTTGCAACTTGAAAAAGAGATGATTGGTTTAAAAACGGCGATTGAAATTTTGCGACCAAGTGAAGCTTCTAAAATTTTGATGACAAAAACCCATTTTACAGATTTAGGTTTGAAAACTTCATATTTGCCAGAATATTCTGATGAAGAACACACATATTCTGCAAAAGCACTTTTGGAAAAACTTGAAATTAAAATTTCTGTTCAGCAATTCAACAAAAAAATGATTTCCGCAGGTTTTTTGGAAACAAAAACTCGGAAAAGTTCAAAATATAAAACTGAAAAAGATGAAGATGGAAATGAAATTAAAATTCCTATTTTGAAAGAGTTTAAATCTCTTACAGAAAAAGGTTTGAAATTTGGCAAAAATCTGATTTCACCAAAAAACCAACTTGAGTCTCAACCGCACTATTTTGAAAAGTCATTTTCCGAACTTTTAAAACTTCTCAAAATTTAATTTTTTTGATTCTGGTTTTTTTCAGAATCAGCCTCTTTTAATTTATGATGAATAAAAAGAATTCTTTCATCTTCTGTTGACATACTCCCCATAGCTAAAGCTAGGGGATTCTGTTTCATCGAGAAAAACCTAAAAAAATAGGTCTTACTTCCTCTCCACAAGAGTTGATGCCCCAACTCAAATTTATATCCGAGATTTTACCCTTCGCGATATTTTCAATACAAATTATACATAAAATTATTTCAAGTGGATAAATCCACTATCATAATTTTAAAGCCTTATATCCCCATAGCTAAAGCTAGGGGCTTTACGGCTTGTTTTGGGTAAAACTAAAGTCAATTCAGTTTCTGCTCGTAATTTGCACAGAGAACTAGAAGTAAAAAAAGATTTTACAAGTTGGTTTAAAGCCCAAATTAAACGAGGAATGTTTGATGAAAATATCGACTATGTAGTTTTCACCCAAAAAGGGGAAAACCTAAAAGGTGGTCGTCCAACAACTGAATATATCGTAACAATCGATACAGCAAAACATATTGCTTTGATGTCAGGAACTCAAAAAGGTAAAGAAGTTAGAAACTATTTCATTGAAATTGAAAATCAATTTAGATTACAAAATCAAAATTTTTCTCAAGTTTCTCGAAAAGAAGAAGTTGAAACTCAATTAATTGGTTTAGAATTTGCTTTTAAACATTTGCGACCAAGCGAAGCTTCTAAAATTTTGATGACAAAAACCCATTTTACAGATTTGGGTTTGAAAACTTCATATTTGCCAGAATATTCTGATGAAGAACACACATATTCAGCAAAAGCACTTTTGGAAAAATTTGAAATTAAAATTTCTGTTCAGCAATTCAACAAAGAAATGATTTCGGCAGGTTTTTTGGAGACAAAAACTCGGAAAAGTTCAAAATATAAAACTGAAAAAGATGAAGATGGAAATGAAATTAAAATTCCAATTT containing:
- a CDS encoding putative phage-encoded protein (PFAM: Phage regulatory protein Rha (Phage_pRha)), which gives rise to MNSNSITTFIETIDNELVVSHRVIAEQTKNKVLSVQKLITENILELEEFGRLRFEIESEKILKEKQKKNPNYRPEKTYFLNEPQTTLLFTFMRNNEVVKKFKIRLVKEFFRMREILQNQNFSENPQNEILQLEKEMIGLKTAIEILRPSEASKILMTKTHFTDLGLKTSYLPEYSDEEHTYSAKALLEKLEIKISVQQFNKKMISAGFLETKTRKSSKYKTEKDEDGNEIKIPILKEFKSLTEKGLKFGKNLISPKNQLESQPHYFEKSFSELLKLLKI
- a CDS encoding phage anti-repressor protein (PFAM: AntA/AntB antirepressor) encodes the protein MGKTKVNSVSARNLHRELEVKKDFTSWFKAQIKRGMFDENIDYVVFTQKGENLKGGRPTTEYIVTIDTAKHIALMSGTQKGKEVRNYFIEIENQFRLQNQNFSQVSRKEEVETQLIGLEFAFKHLRPSEASKILMTKTHFTDLGLKTSYLPEYSDEEHTYSAKALLEKFEIKISVQQFNKEMISAGFLETKTRKSSKYKTEKDEDGNEIKIPILKEFKSLTEKGLKFGKNLISPKNQLESQPHYFEKSFSELLKLLKI